One part of the Streptomyces lienomycini genome encodes these proteins:
- a CDS encoding penicillin-binding transpeptidase domain-containing protein, translated as MTRHIRHAAVFCALLLVALVVNAARVQIVQKPEYDGNPANRRPDIARYQQPRGDILVGGEAVTGSRDTGEHLRFERTYANGPMYAPITGFASQAYGTTLLEHAEDGLLSGADPMLAPLPLWNDVTGAHNPGGDVVTTIDGAAQRAAFEGLGGRKGAVAAIEPSTGRILALVSTPSYDPQLLSGNSAAATRTWHRLNDDPDKPMLNRAVSRTYPPGSTFKVVTAAAALDAGVVRDLDAPTRSPDPYTLPGTRTKLTNEADGCRDASLREAFEWSCNTVFAKLGVDVGVGGMTAMADAFGFNDDGLRVPFPVARSTFDTSVDRAQLGLSSIGQYNTRATPLQMAVVAAAVAGGGQVRSPYLVERTLRAGGSLVAAAGSRPTREVMRPATAALLKELMTGVVERGTGAKAAIEGATVGGKTGTAQHGVGNSGTPYAWFISWARGDGDMEAKVAVAVVVEGSAADRGGVSGGGLAAPIARGVMEAVLSTAGPKVASPAAGG; from the coding sequence GTGACCCGGCACATCCGGCACGCCGCCGTCTTCTGCGCCCTGCTGCTGGTCGCCCTGGTGGTCAACGCGGCCCGGGTGCAGATCGTCCAGAAGCCGGAGTACGACGGCAACCCGGCCAACCGCCGCCCCGACATCGCCCGCTACCAGCAGCCGCGCGGGGACATCCTGGTCGGCGGCGAGGCCGTCACCGGCTCCCGGGACACCGGCGAGCACCTGCGTTTCGAGCGGACCTACGCGAACGGGCCGATGTACGCGCCGATCACCGGCTTCGCCTCGCAGGCGTACGGGACGACGCTGCTGGAGCACGCCGAGGACGGATTGCTGTCCGGCGCCGACCCGATGCTGGCGCCGCTGCCGCTGTGGAACGACGTCACGGGGGCGCACAATCCGGGCGGCGACGTCGTGACGACGATCGACGGGGCCGCGCAGCGGGCGGCGTTCGAGGGCCTGGGCGGGCGCAAGGGCGCGGTGGCCGCGATCGAGCCGTCCACGGGCCGGATCCTGGCCCTGGTCTCCACCCCGTCGTACGACCCCCAGCTGCTGTCCGGGAACAGCGCGGCCGCCACCCGGACCTGGCACCGGCTGAACGACGACCCGGACAAGCCGATGCTCAACCGGGCGGTGAGCCGGACCTATCCGCCGGGTTCGACGTTCAAGGTGGTCACCGCGGCGGCGGCGCTGGACGCGGGCGTGGTCCGCGACCTGGACGCGCCGACCCGCTCCCCCGACCCGTACACCCTGCCGGGCACGCGGACGAAGCTCACCAACGAGGCCGACGGCTGCCGCGACGCCTCGCTGCGGGAGGCGTTCGAGTGGTCCTGCAACACGGTGTTCGCCAAGCTCGGCGTGGACGTGGGCGTGGGCGGCATGACGGCGATGGCGGACGCCTTCGGTTTCAACGACGACGGGCTGCGGGTGCCCTTCCCCGTCGCGCGGAGCACCTTCGACACCTCGGTCGACCGGGCGCAGCTCGGCCTGTCGTCGATCGGGCAGTACAACACGCGCGCGACTCCGCTGCAGATGGCGGTGGTCGCGGCGGCGGTGGCGGGCGGCGGGCAGGTGCGGTCGCCGTACCTGGTGGAGCGCACCCTGCGGGCGGGCGGCAGCCTGGTGGCGGCGGCCGGGTCGCGTCCCACCCGGGAGGTGATGCGCCCCGCCACGGCGGCACTGCTCAAGGAGCTGATGACCGGCGTGGTGGAGCGGGGAACCGGCGCGAAGGCCGCGATCGAGGGTGCCACCGTGGGCGGCAAGACCGGCACGGCCCAGCACGGCGTCGGCAACTCGGGCACGCCGTACGCGTGGTTCATCTCCTGGGCGCGGGGCGACGGGGACATGGAGGCGAAGGTCGCGGTCGCGGTGGTGGTCGAGGGCTCGGCGGCGGACCGCGGCGGCGTCAGCGGGGGCGGGCTGGCGGCGCCGATCGCGCGGGGGGTGATGGAGGCGGTGCTCTCTACAGCAGGCCCGAAGGTGGCATCACCGGCGGCCGGCGGTTGA